From a single Rutidosis leptorrhynchoides isolate AG116_Rl617_1_P2 chromosome 5, CSIRO_AGI_Rlap_v1, whole genome shotgun sequence genomic region:
- the LOC139849900 gene encoding uncharacterized protein, whose translation MGKSGGQLIVWDTHIFLANMVLRGEYTIGIRGKWVHSRLDCLIINVYGPQDDDGKKKLWVKLSNFLNCDPNVACVFCGDFNEVRNESERFNCDLVEIPMSGRIFTRVSDDGLKFSKLDRFLVTDNFLHPCKDLTPSVLERHLSDHCVIVLKDEERNFGPKPFKTFDAWNKLKNVKAALKEWSKSKFGNLEGEIEAYRLVAQSLELKAEHSNLSELELEQWRNARKLCSKKRKWFKEIGGERPSLKDLIYPVLSDCEASGLEERFNEKEIHEAILECGSNKAPGPDGFNLRFFKNIGTL comes from the exons atgggtaaatcGGGGGGACAACTAATCGTTTGGGATACTCATATATTCTTGGCGAATATGGTTTTGAGGGGGGAATACACTATCGGGATTAGAGGTAAATGGGTGCATTCGAGGTTGGACTGTCTCATTATCAATGTCTATGGACCTCAAGATGATGATGGGAAGAAAAAATTGTGGGTGAAACTGTCGAATTTTTTAAATTGTGATCCTAACGTTGCTTGTGTTTTTTGTGGTGATTTTAACGAGGTACGAAATGAGTCCGAGAGATTCAACTGCGA CTTGGTTGAGATCCCGATGTCGGGCCGTATCTTTACACGTGTCAGTGATGATGGATTAAAATTCAGTAAACTTGATCGCTTCCTCGTGACGGATAACTTTTTACACCCTTGTAAAGATCTTACACCTTCAGTGTTGGAGCGTCACCTCTCGGATCATTGTGTTATCGTACTAAAGGATGAAGAGAGAAATTTTGGGCCGAAACCGTTCAAGACCTTTGATGCATG GAATAAGTTAAAGAACGTCAAAGCGGCTTTAAAGGAGTGGAGTAAATCGAAGTTCGGTAACCTCGAGGGGGAGATTGAGGCGTATAGATTGGTTGCTCAGAGTCTTGAATTAAAGGCCGAACATTCCAATTTAAGCGAGCTTGAATTAGAACAATGGAGGAATGCTAGAAAACTTTGTTCGAAAAAGAGAAAGTG GTTCAAAGAGATTGGTGGTGAAAGACCAagcctgaaagatctaatctatcCTGTCTTGTCGGATTGTGAAGCTAGTGGACTTGAGGAGAGATTTAATGAAAAAGAAATCCATGAAGCTATCCTAGAGTGTGGTAGTAATAAGGCGCCGGGCCCGGATGGTTTCAACCTCAGATTCTTCAAAAATATTGGGACATTGTGA